CGCTGGTCAAGGTCTGGTATGACGAGACGCCGGCCATCGTCGATTTGAGCGACGGCAAGGCCGGCGACGGCATCCCGATCGACGCCATGACCAAGGAATGGGGCGATGCTGAAGCCGCCTTCGCCGCCGCGCCGGTGCGCATCTGCGCGGCCTACAACACGCCGCGCGAGTTCCAGGCGGCGATGGAGCCGCATGGGCTGATCGCGCGCTGGGAAGGCGACGAGCTGACCATCTGGGAGCCGAGCCAATGGCTTGACGGGATGGCGCGCACTTATGCCGAGTGGTTCGGCGTGCCGTTCGAGAATGTGCGGCTGGTCTCGCCCTATATCGGCGGCGGTTTCGGGTCGAAGGCGCTGGCGCTGGCACACAGCGCGGTGGCGGCGGCCGCAGCCAAGATGCTGGGGCGGCCGGTCAAGCTGGTGCTCAACCGCCCGCAGAATTTCACCTCCTATGGTGGCCGCGCCGCGACACGGCAGACGGTGGCGATCGGCGCCGATAGGGATGGCAGGATCCAGTCGATCGTGCATCGCGGCGTCAACGAAACCGCGGTCGACGGCATGTGGGTCGAGCCGCTCGGCTCCGTCACCTCGATCATGTATGCCACGCCGAATTTCTCGTCGAAGCAGAATGTGGTGCGGGTGAACACGGTGGTGCCGGGAGCAAAGCGCGCGCCGGGCGAGAACCCGAGCGCCTTCGGCATCGAATGCGCCATCGACGAGCTGGCTCATGAGCTCGGCATCGATCCGCTGGAGATGCGGCTGATCAATTATGCCGAACAGGATCCACACGCGAAGAAGGCGTGGTCGACGCGCCAGTTGCGCGAGGCCTTTGCCGCCGGCGCCGAAGCCTTCGGCTGGGCGAAGCGCTCGGCGGCGCCACGCTCGATGCGCGACGGCCGTCAGCTCGTCGGCTGGGGCATGGCCGCCGGCACGTATCCGGTGCGGCGCGCGCATGGCGAGGCGGTGGTGAAGATCCTCGCCGACGGTTCGGTCGTGGTCGAAAGCTCCTCCATTGACATGGGTCAGGGCACCTACACGATCCTGGCGCAAACGGCGGCCGAGACGCTCGGCGTTCCGGTGGAACGCGTGTCGGTGAAGCTCGGGGATTCCCACTTCGCCCGCGCGGGCGTCACCGGCGGCTCGCGCCTGGCGGGCGTCATGACCGGCGCCGTCTACAAGGCGGCCGGCCAGGCGCTGGACGAGCTCATCGGCCTGGCGCTCTCCGATCCGCGCTCGCCGTTCCAGAAGCTGCAGGCGAACACGCTGCAAGTGCGGGACGGCCGCATCGCCTCGCCGCGCGGCGAAGGACCGGAGCTGTCGATCGCCGAGTTCATGACTGCTGTCGGCCGTGAGCAGATCGAGGCCAAGGGCGATACGCTGCCAGCCAGCACGACAGCTGAGGAGCGCTACGCGAACTACACGACCATCGCCAAGTCGATCCCGCACACAGAGGGCGACTGGTCGCGCCATTCCTGGTGCGCGCATTTCGTCGAGGTGCGGGTGGATGAGGATTTCGGCACGGTGCGCGTGTCGCGCGTGGTGTCGGCGCTGGATTCGGGCCGGCTCTACAATCCCAAGCTGGCGGAAAGCCAGTGGAAGGGCGGCATCATCATGGGTATCGGCCAGGCGCTGCTCGAGGAAGGCATCGTCGACCGCCGCCACGGCCGCATCGTCAACGGCAATTTCGCCGACTACATGCTGCCGACCAATGCCGACATTCCCGACATCCAGACGATCTCGGTCGGCATCCCCGACCCGCACTCCTCCGCCCTCGGCGGCAAGGGGGTTGGGGAACTGGCGATCGTGGGCATCGCGCCG
This region of Mesorhizobium sp. M2A.F.Ca.ET.046.03.2.1 genomic DNA includes:
- a CDS encoding xanthine dehydrogenase family protein molybdopterin-binding subunit, yielding MTVHDMKHAASDSARLEAVGGRLSRVDGPAKITGAAKYAFEQQLEGLTHAVLVGATIAAGTVSAIDSRAAETAPGVLAVLTPDTIMELNGASDWLGNPPSQPTYNPLAREVTYSGQHIAAVVAESFEQAVAAAALVKVWYDETPAIVDLSDGKAGDGIPIDAMTKEWGDAEAAFAAAPVRICAAYNTPREFQAAMEPHGLIARWEGDELTIWEPSQWLDGMARTYAEWFGVPFENVRLVSPYIGGGFGSKALALAHSAVAAAAAKMLGRPVKLVLNRPQNFTSYGGRAATRQTVAIGADRDGRIQSIVHRGVNETAVDGMWVEPLGSVTSIMYATPNFSSKQNVVRVNTVVPGAKRAPGENPSAFGIECAIDELAHELGIDPLEMRLINYAEQDPHAKKAWSTRQLREAFAAGAEAFGWAKRSAAPRSMRDGRQLVGWGMAAGTYPVRRAHGEAVVKILADGSVVVESSSIDMGQGTYTILAQTAAETLGVPVERVSVKLGDSHFARAGVTGGSRLAGVMTGAVYKAAGQALDELIGLALSDPRSPFQKLQANTLQVRDGRIASPRGEGPELSIAEFMTAVGREQIEAKGDTLPASTTAEERYANYTTIAKSIPHTEGDWSRHSWCAHFVEVRVDEDFGTVRVSRVVSALDSGRLYNPKLAESQWKGGIIMGIGQALLEEGIVDRRHGRIVNGNFADYMLPTNADIPDIQTISVGIPDPHSSALGGKGVGELAIVGIAPAIANAVFHATGKRVRDLPITLEKLI